A stretch of the Rodentibacter haemolyticus genome encodes the following:
- a CDS encoding dialkylrecorsinol condensing enzyme has protein sequence MTKKILLVSYSQTGQLTRLAEHFVQPLLGQTDISVEHCQLQPQTAYAFPWRFLSFFNTFPETVHLQPSPIQTPELRSKKYDLVIIAYTVWFLSPSQPITAFLQSPQAKAVLKGTPVITLIGCRNMWLQAQEKMKKLLADCGANLIGNVVKVDQSNDWASFITTPLWMLTGKKKVGNLPSAGIAESEIQDAARFGEKLLQIFQQNRPLDCTLFQGMGAVKIDEKLMMSEKVGARSFHIWGKLLIKCGQILPSFRKFVLCFYIVFLVAMILTVVPISALIKRLLKPLIRKKLDEQKKYYAQPSGE, from the coding sequence ATGACCAAAAAGATTCTGTTAGTCAGTTATTCGCAAACAGGGCAACTCACCCGCTTGGCTGAACATTTCGTTCAGCCATTGCTTGGGCAAACGGATATTTCTGTCGAGCATTGCCAACTTCAACCGCAAACCGCCTACGCTTTCCCGTGGCGGTTTCTGTCGTTTTTTAACACCTTTCCGGAAACGGTGCATTTGCAGCCAAGCCCTATTCAAACGCCCGAATTACGCAGTAAAAAATACGATTTGGTCATTATTGCCTATACGGTATGGTTTTTATCGCCAAGCCAGCCGATAACCGCTTTCTTACAATCGCCACAGGCAAAAGCCGTACTCAAAGGCACGCCGGTTATCACGCTTATTGGTTGCCGGAATATGTGGCTGCAAGCCCAAGAGAAAATGAAAAAATTGCTGGCCGATTGTGGAGCGAACTTAATTGGCAATGTGGTGAAAGTGGATCAATCGAACGACTGGGCGAGTTTCATCACCACACCGCTTTGGATGCTAACAGGCAAGAAAAAGGTCGGTAATTTACCGAGTGCAGGCATTGCCGAAAGTGAAATTCAAGATGCAGCCCGCTTTGGTGAAAAACTTTTGCAAATTTTTCAGCAGAATCGACCACTTGATTGCACACTTTTTCAAGGAATGGGTGCGGTAAAAATCGATGAAAAATTGATGATGAGCGAAAAAGTCGGCGCAAGAAGTTTCCATATTTGGGGCAAATTGTTGATAAAGTGCGGTCAAATTTTACCGAGTTTTCGCAAATTCGTACTCTGCTTTTACATCGTGTTTTTAGTGGCAATGATTTTAACCGTCGTGCCAATTTCAGCACTAATAAAACGTCTATTAAAACCGTTAATACGGAAAAAATTGGATGAGCAGAAAAAATATTACGCTCAACCCTCTGGGGAATAA
- a CDS encoding beta-ketoacyl-ACP synthase III — protein sequence MQNVYINKISAFLPNDPISNDEMEAVLGMVGETPSRVRKMILRSNGIQQRYYAVDPKTRQATHTSTELAVQAVKKLGISVNSFTSLAVGTSYPDQILPGQGVMVHGLLENAPPMEVMSMSGVCAAGMAAMKHAFNAVRTGEHQCAVAVASECASAIMRSENFKAEADSKLLADAKPEIGFEKDFLRWMLSDGAGAAALSNQPNQTGVSFKIDWIELVSFANEMPVCMYAGGDVKDGQFVSWKSVSQTERDSQSFMAIKQDVKLLNENIVRCTVENALKRLIFKYNLQAENIDYFLPHYSSGFFRDRLLDGLRNINFEIPQEKWFTNLTYCGNTGSASIYIILEEFARTFPLKSGQKVLCYVPESGRFSSCFMLLEVVTQ from the coding sequence ATGCAAAACGTCTATATCAACAAAATTTCTGCTTTCTTACCTAATGACCCTATTTCGAATGATGAAATGGAGGCTGTACTCGGCATGGTGGGCGAAACGCCTTCCCGTGTACGTAAGATGATTTTACGTTCTAACGGTATTCAGCAACGTTACTATGCCGTTGATCCCAAAACTCGCCAGGCTACCCATACCAGCACTGAACTTGCCGTGCAAGCGGTCAAAAAATTAGGCATTTCTGTAAATTCATTTACCAGTTTGGCTGTAGGCACTTCTTACCCAGACCAAATTTTGCCAGGGCAGGGGGTGATGGTACACGGCTTGTTGGAAAACGCTCCGCCAATGGAAGTGATGTCGATGTCGGGCGTGTGTGCGGCGGGTATGGCGGCGATGAAACACGCTTTTAATGCGGTTCGTACGGGCGAACATCAATGTGCAGTGGCGGTAGCGTCTGAATGCGCTTCGGCAATTATGCGCAGCGAAAATTTCAAAGCGGAAGCGGACAGCAAATTATTGGCGGATGCTAAGCCTGAAATCGGGTTTGAAAAAGATTTTCTGCGTTGGATGCTATCGGATGGAGCAGGCGCAGCGGCGCTTTCCAATCAGCCGAATCAAACAGGCGTGAGCTTTAAAATTGATTGGATTGAGTTGGTCTCTTTTGCCAACGAAATGCCCGTGTGTATGTATGCGGGCGGTGATGTGAAAGACGGGCAATTCGTCAGTTGGAAATCAGTTTCGCAGACAGAGCGTGATTCGCAGAGTTTTATGGCAATCAAGCAAGATGTAAAATTGCTGAATGAAAACATCGTGCGTTGCACCGTGGAAAATGCGCTCAAGCGGTTGATTTTTAAATATAATTTGCAAGCGGAAAATATCGATTATTTTCTACCGCACTATTCATCGGGCTTCTTCCGTGATCGTTTATTGGACGGCTTACGCAACATTAATTTTGAAATTCCGCAAGAAAAATGGTTCACCAACCTAACCTATTGCGGCAACACAGGTTCGGCATCGATTTACATTATTTTGGAAGAATTCGCCCGCACTTTCCCACTCAAATCAGGACAAAAAGTACTGTGTTATGTGCCGGAGAGCGGTCGTTTTTCAAGTTGTTTTATGTTGCTTGAAGTCGTAACGCAATAA
- a CDS encoding virulence RhuM family protein yields the protein MAENNIIIYTTEDGLSQFTLRELGSQLWLSQLEIAELYQTTKQNISKHIKAILAENELSENSVVNFQLTTAADGKNYNTQIYSLPMILAIGYRVRSTRGTQFRQWATRTLGEYIQKGFVLDEERLKNPPIGANQADDYFDLLLEKIRDIRASERRMYLRVREIFTLAADYQPSFKETTQFFQKIQNKLHFACTDKTAAELIFQRANSELPNMGLTNFNGLEIVRKDVTVAKNYLNEQEITALNRIVSMWLDFAEDQASRKKHFFLKDWEDKLDSFLAFNDRNVLKNQGSISKKQADEKALLEYEKFNQRRRLEKEKEGEIYIEQLLKLKK from the coding sequence ATGGCGGAAAATAATATCATTATTTATACAACCGAAGATGGCTTATCTCAATTCACTCTCCGTGAATTAGGTTCTCAACTTTGGTTAAGTCAGTTAGAAATTGCAGAACTTTATCAAACCACCAAGCAAAATATCAGTAAACATATTAAAGCAATCTTAGCGGAAAACGAGTTGAGTGAAAATTCAGTTGTCAACTTTCAGTTGACAACTGCCGCTGACGGCAAGAATTACAATACGCAAATTTATTCGTTGCCAATGATTTTAGCCATTGGCTACCGTGTGCGTTCTACCCGAGGTACACAATTCCGCCAATGGGCAACCCGTACGTTGGGGGAGTATATCCAAAAAGGATTCGTGTTAGATGAAGAGCGGTTAAAAAATCCACCGATTGGGGCAAATCAAGCAGATGATTATTTTGATCTTTTATTAGAAAAAATTCGGGATATTCGAGCAAGTGAACGCCGAATGTACTTGCGGGTGCGCGAAATTTTTACGCTTGCCGCTGATTATCAACCAAGTTTTAAAGAAACCACACAATTTTTCCAAAAAATCCAAAATAAGCTGCATTTTGCCTGCACAGATAAAACGGCGGCTGAATTGATTTTTCAACGAGCAAATTCAGAATTGCCAAATATGGGATTAACAAATTTCAATGGGTTGGAAATAGTCAGAAAAGATGTGACGGTTGCTAAAAACTATTTGAATGAGCAGGAAATTACGGCATTAAATCGAATTGTATCGATGTGGTTGGATTTTGCTGAAGATCAGGCAAGTCGAAAAAAACATTTTTTCCTAAAAGATTGGGAAGATAAATTGGACAGTTTTTTAGCTTTTAATGATCGAAATGTACTAAAAAATCAAGGTTCGATTAGCAAGAAACAAGCCGATGAAAAAGCCTTGTTAGAATATGAAAAATTTAACCAACGACGCCGCTTAGAAAAAGAGAAAGAGGGCGAAATTTATATAGAACAGCTGTTAAAATTAAAGAAATAA
- a CDS encoding BtrH N-terminal domain-containing protein — translation MNNFIHQHTAHCESGVMSTLLKSHGAELNEAMVFGLASALTFVYLPIIKVSGMPLISYRMPPKHIIKNVSKMLKVRLKMQKFSNEQAGQVALDQALQNGRLVGLQTSVFWLPYFPPEMRFHFNAHNLLVYGKDQNDYLISDPVFETVQRCAAQDLQKARFAKGALAAKGLMYYFEQTPDFSQIDLPILVRKAIRKQAKQMLAPLFFVGVKGILTVANSIEKLTACKKGEKYNRLYLGHIVRMQEEIGTGGAGFRYLYAYFLEQAAEICQEPKFKQASEQMTEIGDQWREFATLCVKQCRKPTVGGYKEVAEFLRGIAEKEEKLWRMLK, via the coding sequence ATGAATAACTTTATCCACCAACACACCGCCCACTGCGAAAGTGGTGTGATGTCCACATTATTAAAATCTCACGGAGCGGAGCTAAACGAAGCGATGGTGTTTGGCTTAGCATCCGCCTTGACCTTTGTTTATCTGCCAATTATCAAAGTGAGCGGAATGCCGTTGATTTCCTATCGTATGCCACCAAAGCACATTATCAAAAATGTGTCGAAAATGCTGAAAGTGCGGTTGAAAATGCAGAAATTTTCTAATGAACAGGCTGGGCAAGTTGCGTTAGATCAGGCGTTACAAAACGGTAGATTGGTCGGCTTGCAGACTTCGGTTTTCTGGTTACCTTATTTTCCGCCTGAAATGCGTTTTCATTTTAACGCACATAATTTGCTGGTGTATGGCAAGGATCAAAATGATTATTTAATCAGCGATCCTGTGTTTGAAACGGTGCAACGCTGTGCCGCTCAAGACCTACAAAAAGCCCGTTTTGCCAAAGGGGCGTTGGCAGCAAAAGGGCTGATGTATTATTTTGAGCAAACACCTGATTTTTCTCAAATTGACCTGCCAATTTTGGTTCGCAAAGCGATTCGTAAGCAGGCAAAACAAATGCTTGCTCCGCTGTTTTTTGTCGGCGTAAAAGGTATTCTCACTGTGGCAAACTCAATCGAAAAATTAACTGCTTGCAAAAAAGGCGAGAAATACAACCGCTTGTATCTTGGGCATATCGTGCGAATGCAGGAAGAAATCGGCACGGGCGGAGCGGGGTTCCGTTATCTCTACGCCTATTTCCTTGAACAAGCCGCCGAAATCTGCCAAGAACCCAAATTCAAACAAGCCTCCGAGCAAATGACCGAAATCGGCGATCAATGGCGAGAATTTGCCACGCTGTGCGTGAAGCAATGCCGAAAGCCAACAGTGGGAGGATATAAAGAAGTGGCGGAGTTTTTAAGGGGGATTGCGGAGAAGGAAGAGAAATTGTGGAGAATGTTGAAATAA
- a CDS encoding transposase encodes MNKQHLPQRKTIRLQHYDYSENGLYFITICVQDRLCLFGNILNEEMELNAAGKMVEDCYLELAQYFPTIKCLDYVIMPNHIHFILHFENEANLTRYSLFDVIQRFKSRTNVNI; translated from the coding sequence ATGAATAAACAACATTTACCACAACGTAAAACAATCCGTTTACAACACTACGATTATTCCGAAAATGGGTTATATTTCATTACCATTTGTGTGCAAGATCGCTTATGTTTATTCGGTAACATTCTGAATGAGGAAATGGAATTAAACGCTGCGGGTAAAATGGTTGAAGATTGTTATTTGGAGTTGGCGCAATATTTTCCTACGATAAAATGCTTGGATTATGTCATTATGCCTAATCATATTCATTTTATCCTTCATTTTGAAAATGAAGCGAATCTGACTCGCTATTCATTATTTGATGTCATTCAACGTTTTAAATCTCGAACGAATGTGAATATATAA
- a CDS encoding ABC transporter ATP-binding protein, translated as MIKIKNLNHYYPNAQTAALCNVNLHIQQGSAVGLLGPNGAGKTTLMSLLTGLQSVQQGEILFEGVPFDTLTKQQRHQISLVPQDFAFYPLLTVWENLKFFAALYDIADKNWLLELLEKTGLTAHKSKLAKHLSGGLKRRLNFAIGLINRPKVIFLDEITVGIDPQSRQFILNSVAELTKQGVTVIYTSHYLQEIEQLCSQLVLLNEGKLIYQGDLQKIIGNQPLEKFYLDFLDKQVGNAC; from the coding sequence ATGATTAAAATAAAAAATTTAAACCACTATTACCCAAATGCTCAAACCGCAGCTTTATGTAATGTAAATTTACATATTCAACAAGGCTCCGCCGTTGGTCTACTTGGTCCAAACGGGGCGGGGAAAACCACGTTGATGTCACTTTTGACTGGGTTGCAGTCGGTGCAGCAAGGCGAGATTTTATTTGAAGGCGTGCCGTTTGATACATTGACTAAGCAACAACGCCATCAAATTTCGCTAGTTCCACAGGATTTTGCCTTTTATCCGCTTTTAACGGTGTGGGAAAATTTAAAATTTTTCGCCGCACTTTATGATATTGCGGATAAAAATTGGTTGTTAGAATTGCTGGAAAAGACAGGGCTGACCGCTCATAAAAGCAAACTGGCGAAACATTTATCCGGTGGTTTGAAACGTCGTTTAAATTTTGCTATCGGCTTGATTAACCGGCCAAAAGTGATTTTTCTTGATGAAATCACCGTGGGTATTGACCCACAATCTCGTCAATTTATTTTAAACAGTGTAGCGGAGCTGACGAAGCAAGGCGTGACAGTGATTTATACCTCGCATTATTTGCAAGAAATCGAGCAACTTTGTTCGCAATTAGTGCTGTTAAATGAAGGAAAGTTGATTTATCAGGGCGATTTGCAAAAAATTATCGGAAACCAACCGCTTGAGAAGTTTTATTTGGATTTTTTGGATAAACAGGTAGGAAATGCGTGCTAA
- a CDS encoding ABC transporter permease, with product MLIASIFKELRLLSRDLHGVAVLFIMPILFMLIMSAALSNDNELSHKAEIVLLGEAENPLNSAFFHALKNENLAVRQADIAELSHYQTELQAGKFELLIANFNEKTTALSAEKPLQLWLNPSADRSWLLGVKGILQKHYSRERIERYLADSHIRLENNKRKPIKQIEKKVNQDLDKKFNEINAYLAKDLWQEIYLNRQGKEVAKPNSVQHSVPAWLIFGMFFIMIPLSNVMAMERQTNTITRLRMARASAFKLIVAKWIPYFLINQLQFIGMVALGYFVLPRLKMPAFSLTGTEWHYSVLAMAVSLSALGYGLLVSVIARTTEHAVVLGGGGIIIMAAIGGIMVPTYVMPEIMQAIAEFSPMGWALNGFQNLLLNQYDLSQIANYLAKLTAFGLSMILLAALIYQRQLKKQVRF from the coding sequence GTGCTAATTGCTTCGATCTTTAAAGAACTTCGCTTATTAAGCCGCGATCTGCACGGGGTTGCGGTGCTGTTTATTATGCCGATTTTATTTATGCTGATTATGTCGGCGGCGTTGAGTAACGATAATGAACTGAGTCATAAGGCGGAGATTGTGCTGTTGGGTGAGGCAGAAAATCCGCTCAACAGTGCATTTTTTCACGCATTAAAAAATGAAAATCTGGCGGTGAGACAGGCGGATATTGCCGAGCTTTCTCATTATCAAACCGAATTACAAGCGGGCAAATTTGAGTTGCTTATTGCAAATTTTAATGAAAAAACGACCGCACTTTCGGCGGAAAAACCGTTACAACTCTGGCTTAATCCGAGCGCAGATCGCAGCTGGTTGTTAGGTGTGAAAGGTATTTTGCAAAAGCACTATAGCCGTGAGCGAATTGAACGCTATCTTGCTGATAGTCATATCCGGCTTGAGAACAATAAGCGCAAACCAATCAAACAGATAGAGAAAAAAGTTAATCAAGATTTAGATAAAAAATTTAATGAGATTAACGCCTATTTAGCCAAAGATTTATGGCAGGAGATCTATCTTAATCGTCAGGGCAAAGAAGTGGCAAAGCCGAATTCCGTACAGCACAGCGTGCCGGCGTGGCTGATTTTCGGGATGTTTTTTATTATGATTCCGCTCTCGAATGTGATGGCGATGGAGCGACAAACCAACACCATTACGCGTTTGAGAATGGCAAGAGCCTCTGCATTTAAGCTGATTGTGGCAAAGTGGATACCTTATTTTTTGATCAATCAGTTACAATTTATCGGTATGGTTGCGCTAGGTTATTTTGTGCTTCCTCGTCTTAAAATGCCGGCATTTTCGCTTACGGGAACAGAGTGGCATTATAGTGTATTAGCAATGGCGGTCAGCCTTTCGGCATTGGGTTACGGTTTATTGGTGAGCGTGATTGCTCGTACCACCGAACACGCAGTGGTGTTGGGCGGTGGTGGCATTATTATTATGGCGGCAATCGGTGGCATTATGGTGCCGACTTATGTGATGCCTGAAATAATGCAAGCGATTGCCGAATTTTCGCCAATGGGCTGGGCGTTGAACGGCTTCCAAAATTTGCTACTTAACCAATACGATTTATCACAAATTGCAAATTATCTGGCAAAGTTGACCGCTTTTGGTTTATCAATGATTTTGTTGGCTGCTTTGATTTATCAGCGACAATTAAAAAAACAGGTGCGATTTTAA
- a CDS encoding acyl carrier protein: MTYIFTLEPQLLELELKKLIVQESEKEDFAPEEIRDDEPLFGGQSRIQLDSLDALQIAVALQAHFKVRLQGDRMVRKHMMNVADLAKFIRAEHQ, encoded by the coding sequence ATGACTTATATTTTTACCCTTGAACCCCAATTACTCGAATTAGAACTTAAAAAACTCATTGTGCAGGAATCGGAAAAAGAGGATTTTGCGCCTGAAGAGATTCGTGATGATGAACCGCTTTTTGGCGGGCAAAGCCGGATTCAGTTGGATTCACTGGATGCGTTGCAAATTGCGGTGGCGTTGCAGGCGCATTTTAAGGTTCGTTTACAAGGCGACCGGATGGTGCGGAAGCATATGATGAATGTAGCGGATTTGGCGAAATTTATTCGAGCGGAACATCAATAA
- a CDS encoding beta-ketoacyl synthase N-terminal-like domain-containing protein, whose translation MAVYLNASGHLSAKTCRNRTALQLGQSVELPYFSAFEQPLLSLTQLYSLIEQQIEQCLLQAGWHLSELAEMPILLGSTAYTIADCEYRFVHRQPLPSEPNIAVIGNYLQQKYGTKVFNFATSCTSSAQAMGYAVKMLAQGKCDKALVLGFEMFNRLTFEHFQAMGLLAQHPAEKGIILGEGMGCVALSKQPSDCRILGVASLTDHASLTNNSEAALEHLICKILQKSDRLPSEISAIKPHFVGGDFDEVEQTLLQKQFPSRPHFLPKKVLGHTLGASGALETAWLLEQLQNNAENQPLVVLNYFLGFGGSNIGWVLQWK comes from the coding sequence ATGGCGGTTTATCTCAATGCAAGCGGTCATCTTTCTGCAAAAACTTGCCGAAATCGCACCGCACTTCAATTAGGGCAATCGGTTGAATTGCCTTATTTTTCGGCGTTTGAACAGCCGTTGTTGAGTTTGACACAGCTCTATAGTTTGATTGAACAACAAATTGAGCAGTGTCTATTACAGGCCGGTTGGCATCTGTCTGAATTGGCGGAAATGCCGATTTTGCTTGGCTCGACCGCTTATACGATTGCTGATTGCGAGTATCGCTTTGTACACCGGCAACCTTTACCAAGCGAACCTAATATCGCAGTGATTGGCAATTATCTTCAGCAAAAATACGGTACTAAAGTATTTAATTTTGCCACCTCTTGCACTTCTTCCGCACAAGCGATGGGTTATGCGGTAAAAATGCTTGCGCAAGGAAAATGTGATAAGGCGCTGGTTTTAGGCTTTGAGATGTTTAACCGTCTCACTTTTGAGCATTTTCAGGCAATGGGCTTGCTCGCTCAACATCCGGCGGAAAAAGGCATTATTTTAGGTGAAGGAATGGGGTGTGTGGCGTTGAGTAAGCAGCCGTCCGATTGTCGGATTTTAGGCGTGGCAAGCCTGACCGATCACGCTAGTTTGACAAATAATAGTGAAGCGGCATTGGAACACTTGATTTGCAAAATTTTACAAAAATCTGACCGCTTACCAAGTGAGATTTCTGCCATTAAACCGCATTTTGTCGGCGGCGATTTCGATGAGGTCGAGCAGACGTTATTACAAAAACAGTTCCCAAGCCGACCGCACTTTTTGCCGAAAAAAGTGCTTGGGCATACGCTAGGGGCAAGTGGTGCATTGGAAACCGCATGGCTATTGGAACAATTGCAAAATAATGCTGAAAATCAACCGCTTGTCGTATTGAATTATTTTCTCGGTTTCGGCGGCAGCAATATCGGGTGGGTGTTGCAATGGAAGTAA
- a CDS encoding beta-ketoacyl-[acyl-carrier-protein] synthase family protein, whose translation MEVIAEFQLKEWLDDKTLRSRLKVQGVEARRLSRFTQLALLGALSLKDYVNEESAVYLGSSFNSPTKFQKMFDHLMQQQLPSPLDFMANINNAVVFHIAQTLHLQGVSVFLAMEKKQLTKLFELAELDLAPDQTALIGWVFEGYRQNQQDESIWWVVKGE comes from the coding sequence ATGGAAGTAATCGCAGAATTTCAATTAAAGGAATGGCTGGATGATAAAACCCTTCGCAGTCGATTAAAAGTACAAGGGGTTGAGGCGCGTCGTTTAAGCCGTTTTACTCAACTGGCATTACTTGGTGCATTGAGTTTGAAGGACTATGTCAATGAAGAAAGTGCGGTCTATTTAGGCTCAAGTTTTAATTCACCGACCAAATTTCAAAAGATGTTTGATCATTTAATGCAACAACAGTTACCTAGTCCGTTGGATTTTATGGCAAATATCAATAATGCGGTGGTATTTCACATTGCTCAAACCTTACATTTACAAGGTGTCAGCGTTTTTCTAGCAATGGAAAAAAAACAATTGACAAAACTGTTTGAACTTGCCGAATTGGATTTGGCACCTGATCAAACGGCGCTTATCGGTTGGGTATTTGAAGGCTATCGACAGAATCAGCAAGATGAAAGTATTTGGTGGGTTGTAAAAGGCGAATAA
- a CDS encoding excinuclease ABC subunit UvrA produces MNDKSEKIEIIGAFENNLKHINVMIPKGCLVTFAGVSGSGKSSLVFDTIAVESARQWQSSYPLFLRNKMPHYERPKVNEMKNLTPVIVVDQHTVGSNSRSTVGTAVDVAPLMRLLFSRVGTPQAGGSMAYSFNHPAGMCLKCTGLGEEMVLDETRLFDKNKSLREGAILFSQFSSGWQTYLYQNNAVLDPDKKLSDYTEAEWDFLLNGSNEPMKVEIRSNNTGRVDKVDYEGVIPRFYRLYLKRDITKLKVGLQAEIMSLVNHGPCRACGGSRLNAKALASKINGYNIIDMMAMPVSDLAVILEQIDDPRGKSLVAQIKEYLKRMTDVGVGYLSLSRRVETLSGGEAQRLKIVRNLGNSLSNITYIFDEPTAGLHPADAEKIGRMLVELRDKYNNVLVVEHSRQILLLSDHIIELGPNAGSRGGKIVYQGDLSGLITKDTLTAQVLKKAIELNERPLAWREGFEIKDAHLHNLKHIDVTIPKGILTAVTGVAGSGKSTLARYEFTNRYPDTIVIDQKPIGTSIRSTPATYTGVMDEIRKIFAKENGVNTKWFSFNSEGGCTGL; encoded by the coding sequence ATGAACGACAAATCTGAAAAAATCGAAATCATCGGTGCTTTTGAAAACAATTTAAAGCATATCAATGTAATGATTCCTAAAGGCTGTCTTGTTACGTTTGCCGGCGTATCCGGTTCTGGCAAAAGTTCTCTTGTCTTTGATACGATTGCCGTGGAAAGTGCCAGACAGTGGCAATCTTCCTATCCGTTATTTTTACGAAATAAAATGCCGCATTATGAGCGTCCTAAGGTGAATGAAATGAAAAATCTCACGCCTGTTATTGTAGTCGATCAACATACGGTGGGAAGCAACTCACGATCTACGGTTGGCACGGCTGTGGATGTTGCTCCGCTAATGAGACTGCTTTTCTCGCGTGTGGGAACCCCTCAAGCGGGCGGTTCGATGGCATATTCTTTCAATCACCCGGCAGGAATGTGTTTGAAATGCACAGGGCTTGGCGAAGAAATGGTGTTAGATGAGACAAGGCTTTTTGATAAGAACAAATCTCTGCGTGAAGGGGCAATTTTATTTAGTCAATTTTCTTCCGGCTGGCAGACATATCTTTATCAGAATAATGCCGTCCTTGATCCCGATAAGAAACTTTCCGATTATACTGAGGCGGAATGGGATTTTCTGCTAAACGGTTCCAATGAGCCAATGAAGGTGGAAATTCGCTCCAATAATACTGGGCGTGTCGATAAGGTCGATTATGAAGGTGTGATCCCACGTTTTTATAGGCTTTATCTGAAACGGGATATTACAAAATTGAAAGTGGGGCTACAGGCTGAAATAATGTCGCTGGTAAATCACGGTCCTTGTCGAGCCTGTGGTGGTAGCAGATTAAATGCAAAAGCGTTGGCATCCAAGATCAACGGTTACAATATTATAGATATGATGGCGATGCCTGTGAGTGATTTGGCGGTAATCTTAGAGCAGATAGACGATCCGCGAGGAAAATCCCTTGTCGCACAAATTAAGGAATATTTAAAAAGAATGACAGATGTAGGCGTGGGATACCTTTCGCTATCTAGAAGAGTGGAAACGCTTTCCGGCGGCGAAGCACAACGCTTGAAAATAGTCAGAAACCTTGGCAATAGTCTTTCTAATATTACCTATATTTTTGATGAACCGACGGCAGGTCTTCACCCGGCAGATGCCGAGAAAATCGGGCGAATGCTGGTGGAACTTCGGGATAAGTATAACAACGTATTGGTTGTAGAACACAGCCGTCAGATTTTGTTGCTTTCCGACCACATTATTGAACTTGGACCAAACGCCGGAAGCCGTGGCGGTAAAATTGTTTATCAGGGCGATTTGAGCGGTTTGATTACAAAGGATACGCTCACGGCACAGGTATTAAAGAAAGCCATCGAACTCAATGAACGTCCGCTTGCGTGGCGAGAGGGTTTTGAAATAAAAGATGCCCATTTGCACAATCTAAAACATATTGACGTAACGATTCCAAAAGGCATACTCACGGCAGTTACCGGCGTTGCCGGTTCCGGAAAAAGTACGCTGGCACGCTATGAATTTACAAATCGTTATCCAGATACCATTGTCATCGATCAAAAACCAATCGGCACATCAATCCGTTCCACGCCGGCGACCTATACCGGTGTGATGGATGAAATTCGGAAAATTTTTGCCAAAGAAAATGGCGTAAATACCAAGTGGTTCAGCTTTAATTCGGAAGGCGGTTGCACGGGTTTGTAA
- a CDS encoding ATP-binding cassette domain-containing protein, translating to MAFAEPVVVVCEECGGHRYNPTALSYKYKDLNIEEVLNLTIEKAYDFFKNAKIRNLLQSMLDVGLGYLTLGQPTSTLSGGEVQRIKLASELHKNGNIYVLDEPSTGLHAKDIELLLSLLRKLVDNGNTVVMIEHRLELIAQADWIIDIGPEGGTNGGEIIFCGTPEALLQCNKSKTSKYLKKYI from the coding sequence ATGGCTTTCGCCGAACCGGTTGTGGTGGTATGTGAAGAATGTGGCGGACATCGTTATAATCCGACCGCACTAAGTTACAAATATAAAGATTTGAATATTGAAGAAGTATTAAATCTTACTATTGAAAAAGCCTACGACTTCTTTAAGAACGCCAAAATCAGAAATCTGCTGCAAAGTATGCTGGATGTCGGTCTTGGCTATCTGACATTAGGTCAGCCAACCAGTACCCTTTCCGGCGGCGAAGTGCAACGTATAAAACTTGCCAGTGAACTGCATAAAAACGGAAATATTTATGTACTGGACGAACCCAGCACAGGGCTTCACGCCAAGGATATTGAACTGCTACTCTCCCTTTTGCGTAAATTAGTGGATAACGGCAATACGGTCGTGATGATAGAACATCGTTTGGAACTGATTGCACAGGCGGACTGGATCATTGATATAGGGCCGGAGGGCGGTACAAACGGTGGTGAGATTATATTCTGTGGTACGCCGGAAGCATTGTTGCAATGCAATAAATCAAAAACATCGAAATATCTGAAGAAATATATATAA